A genomic segment from Archangium lipolyticum encodes:
- a CDS encoding methyl-accepting chemotaxis protein: protein MRLPLIGTLKLRGRLTLYVTLLAVVPLLASSLLGSNATQRMMQEQVHEMLRIEAEGLKDLVEASLAERETSVRSWAEDTLLREALLTGSYRQSDAVLSRLQLRYTTFTGLVLFTEDGRAVSASTEPLKDSFVGQEEAVRSSPWFKAALEGRFTSALLTQEDPVFGMQVLHLAAPVMESRGGRRLGVLLAAYDWGQVGEVVKAAMLRARARENDSFSLEVRTQADELLFDSRGQGAERMAHPVAVEAINGPEIPDVGDGWRFVALSDPEDVYASVNKLSLAVLGMVLTTVVVVALCAFLLARGVALPITRLNQSVRHIVREGDLTQKLEAHGDDEVGELARSFVQMVDNLKETAQSLQRGTQVLTDTVAELTRAAEQQENNITRQAAALQETQVTAQEIKQTSLIASERATAVLQVATKAEELGQGGASALSESMTGFQGMQDQVNEMAAQIGRLNERAQRIGGITQTVKGLADRSNMLALNAAIEAVRSGEHGKGFAIVAKEIRTLANQSIHSTAEVGTLLEDITQSIIKTVELSEQGQQRMEQGLMKARSSGESIQALSTIVQDNMNAVRQIASAVSQQNAGIAQIFTAMTDLSTMMHDTMVGLQASQRVTQALRDVAEQMQKVARSYRV from the coding sequence ATGAGACTTCCCCTGATCGGCACCCTGAAGCTGCGTGGCCGGCTGACGTTGTACGTCACCCTCCTGGCCGTGGTTCCCCTGTTGGCGTCCTCGCTGCTGGGCTCGAACGCCACCCAGAGGATGATGCAGGAGCAGGTGCACGAGATGCTCCGCATCGAGGCCGAGGGTCTGAAGGACCTGGTGGAAGCCTCGCTGGCGGAGCGCGAGACGAGCGTGCGCAGCTGGGCCGAGGACACGCTGCTGCGCGAGGCGCTGCTCACGGGCAGCTACCGGCAGAGCGATGCGGTGCTGTCGCGGCTGCAGTTGCGCTACACCACCTTCACCGGACTGGTGCTCTTCACCGAGGACGGCCGGGCCGTCTCCGCCAGCACGGAGCCGCTGAAGGATTCCTTCGTGGGCCAGGAGGAGGCGGTGCGGAGCTCGCCCTGGTTCAAGGCGGCCCTGGAGGGGCGCTTCACCAGCGCGCTGCTCACCCAGGAGGATCCGGTCTTCGGCATGCAGGTGCTGCACCTGGCGGCGCCCGTGATGGAGTCGCGCGGCGGGCGGCGGCTGGGCGTGCTGCTGGCGGCGTATGACTGGGGCCAGGTGGGCGAGGTGGTGAAGGCCGCCATGCTCCGCGCCCGCGCGCGTGAGAACGACAGCTTCTCCCTCGAGGTGCGCACCCAGGCGGACGAGCTGCTCTTCGACTCACGCGGCCAGGGCGCCGAGCGCATGGCCCATCCCGTGGCCGTCGAGGCCATCAACGGGCCGGAGATTCCGGACGTGGGGGATGGCTGGCGCTTCGTGGCGCTGTCGGATCCGGAGGATGTCTACGCCTCGGTCAACAAGCTGAGCCTCGCCGTGCTGGGCATGGTGCTGACCACGGTGGTGGTGGTCGCGCTGTGCGCCTTCCTGCTGGCGCGCGGCGTTGCCCTGCCCATTACCCGGCTCAACCAGTCGGTGCGCCACATCGTGCGGGAGGGAGACCTCACCCAGAAGCTGGAGGCGCACGGGGATGACGAGGTGGGCGAGCTGGCGCGCTCCTTCGTGCAGATGGTGGACAACCTGAAGGAGACGGCGCAGAGCCTGCAGCGCGGCACCCAGGTGCTCACCGACACCGTGGCCGAGCTGACGCGCGCCGCCGAGCAGCAGGAGAACAACATCACCCGTCAGGCCGCGGCCCTGCAGGAGACGCAGGTGACGGCGCAGGAGATCAAACAGACGTCCCTGATCGCCTCGGAGCGCGCGACCGCGGTGCTCCAGGTGGCCACGAAGGCCGAGGAGCTGGGCCAGGGCGGCGCCAGCGCGCTCTCGGAGAGCATGACCGGCTTCCAGGGGATGCAGGACCAGGTGAACGAGATGGCCGCGCAGATCGGCCGGCTCAACGAGCGCGCCCAGCGCATTGGCGGCATCACCCAGACGGTGAAGGGCCTGGCGGACCGCTCCAACATGCTGGCGCTCAACGCCGCCATCGAGGCGGTGCGCTCGGGCGAGCACGGCAAGGGCTTCGCCATCGTGGCCAAGGAGATCCGCACCCTGGCCAACCAGTCCATCCACTCCACCGCCGAGGTGGGCACGCTGCTCGAGGACATCACCCAGTCCATCATCAAGACGGTGGAGCTGAGCGAGCAGGGCCAGCAGCGCATGGAGCAGGGCCTGATGAAGGCGCGCAGCAGCGGCGAGAGCATCCAGGCGCTGAGCACCATCGTGCAGGACAACATGAACGCGGTGAGGCAGATCGCCAGCGCGGTGAGCCAGCAGAACGCCGGCATCGCGCAGATCTTCACCGCGATGACGGACCTCTCCACCATGATGCACGACACCATGGTGGGGCTGCAGGCCTCTCAGCGCGTCACCCAGGCGCTGCGCGACGTCGCCGAGCAGATGCAGAAGGTGGCGCGCAGCTATCGGGTATAA
- a CDS encoding peptidylprolyl isomerase → MGPNGSRAGLCSVTHLLGVSLCLLLLPLTGVAGSASLKRLDLPENESIAEVNGQQVSLERFNALWAINAKLHRLEDGRVPDSRAVELKINIAEQLIDEVLIEQAAEQAQVFVEPHQVDAALDAYKERFPNSEAFEKHVGALPLGLSELRRKLRLEQLRERLLSLGDVPSPSDRHLRFFYENHLERFRAPSTIAALEIFLKVESDTSTEAVRAKRQKAEELRRQALQSDASFEELAKKKLEGVEASSSGILKVLKPHDVAPESWLALAGMRPGTISPVVRTEKGFHVFKLVSQGPSSIPPFEDIKPVVAVEMKSFGRELRRSVFLKQLRANAIIVNVLAERYALQQGDGSRGSAGIRHDGLEPQSPRSSPQPVLEIDASTRPR, encoded by the coding sequence ATGGGACCCAACGGGTCTCGGGCGGGCCTCTGCTCCGTTACGCACTTGCTCGGTGTGAGCCTCTGCCTTCTCTTGCTTCCGCTGACAGGAGTAGCTGGTTCTGCTTCCCTGAAAAGACTTGATCTCCCCGAAAATGAGAGTATTGCCGAGGTAAACGGGCAACAAGTTTCCTTGGAGCGGTTCAATGCTCTCTGGGCCATCAATGCCAAATTGCATCGTTTGGAAGATGGTCGTGTCCCGGATTCTCGGGCCGTTGAGTTGAAGATAAATATTGCCGAGCAACTCATCGATGAAGTGTTGATCGAGCAGGCTGCGGAGCAGGCTCAAGTTTTTGTTGAGCCGCATCAAGTGGATGCTGCCCTTGATGCATACAAGGAACGTTTCCCAAATTCCGAGGCCTTCGAGAAGCACGTGGGTGCTCTTCCGTTGGGGTTGAGCGAGTTGCGCCGGAAACTCAGGTTGGAACAACTTCGCGAGCGCTTGTTGTCATTGGGGGATGTACCCTCTCCGTCTGACCGACACCTCCGTTTCTTCTACGAAAATCACCTCGAACGTTTCCGTGCACCCTCGACCATTGCCGCGTTGGAGATCTTCCTCAAGGTCGAGTCGGATACGTCTACCGAGGCGGTTCGTGCGAAGCGCCAGAAGGCCGAGGAGTTGCGCCGACAGGCATTGCAGTCAGATGCTTCGTTTGAGGAACTGGCAAAGAAAAAGTTGGAGGGCGTAGAAGCTTCGAGCAGTGGAATTCTGAAGGTCTTGAAGCCGCATGACGTCGCCCCTGAATCGTGGTTGGCGCTTGCCGGAATGAGACCGGGAACGATATCGCCGGTCGTCAGGACGGAAAAAGGGTTCCACGTATTCAAACTTGTCTCTCAAGGCCCTTCGTCTATTCCGCCTTTCGAGGACATAAAGCCCGTGGTCGCAGTGGAGATGAAGTCCTTTGGACGAGAACTCCGTCGTTCTGTCTTCCTGAAGCAACTGCGTGCGAATGCCATCATCGTCAATGTACTGGCGGAACGTTACGCACTGCAGCAAGGCGACGGCTCCAGAGGTAGCGCTGGCATTCGGCATGATGGTCTTGAACCTCAGTCACCCAGATCCTCGCCCCAGCCAGTGCTTGAGATTGACGCTTCGACCCGTCCTCGCTGA
- a CDS encoding HAD family hydrolase — MTTPPRAVILDLGNVLVFHDNGLLFRRLGARAGLSPAEAERRLAEGLGWTAANRGLLGAEGIRRDVCGSLGVDLPAEEFNALWSSHFTIHEAVLPRVEGLVGRVKLLLLSNTNVLHAAFLRPKLPVLERFDALVLSCEVGSVKPEPGIYKEALRLAGCAPQEAAFFDDLPEFVQAANALGLRGHLFTTAETFDAQLKALGL; from the coding sequence ATGACCACACCGCCCCGTGCCGTCATCCTCGACCTCGGCAACGTGCTCGTCTTCCACGACAACGGGCTGCTCTTCCGCCGGCTGGGTGCGAGAGCGGGCCTGTCGCCGGCGGAAGCGGAGCGCCGGCTGGCCGAGGGCCTCGGCTGGACGGCGGCCAACCGCGGGCTGCTGGGCGCCGAGGGCATCCGGCGCGACGTGTGCGGCTCGCTGGGAGTGGACCTGCCCGCGGAGGAGTTCAACGCCCTGTGGAGCAGCCACTTCACCATCCACGAGGCGGTGCTGCCGCGGGTGGAGGGGCTGGTGGGGCGGGTGAAGCTGTTGCTGCTGTCCAACACCAACGTGCTGCACGCGGCCTTCCTGCGGCCGAAGCTGCCGGTGCTGGAGCGCTTCGACGCGCTGGTGCTCAGCTGCGAGGTGGGCTCGGTGAAGCCGGAGCCCGGCATCTACAAGGAGGCGCTGCGCCTGGCCGGGTGCGCCCCCCAGGAGGCGGCCTTCTTCGACGACCTGCCCGAGTTCGTCCAGGCCGCCAACGCGCTGGGCCTCCGCGGCCACCTCTTCACCACCGCCGAGACCTTCGACGCGCAGCTGAAGGCGCTCGGGTTGTAG
- a CDS encoding M20 family metallopeptidase — protein sequence MPGLHPGMHSGWEAETMREMGEAAASWLVGRLGEMEEALAALVEVNSWTNNVEGGRKVGALLREQLALPGLGAEVVPSTRFADHLVFRSKGKAGLKPVALVGHLDTVFPPGKFEGYRQDGALRRGPGVLDMKGGLVVITWALKALAASGGLESLPPLRLVVVSDEEVGSPEGADVIRKAIEGADACLVFESGRAGDAIITRRKGTGMATAVAHGKAAHAGNNHQDGANALWALARFVDRVQQLTDYPRGITINVGKVTGGQGKNTVPDHAVAEVDLRFCTRADGEELVRRFRQAAEEAASGVPGTRIEVEGGVAREPLERTEASAALMAAYGSCAHVSGLGHGEAALVGGGSDASTSSAMGIPSIDGLGPRGKGFHTVDEFIEVDTLIPKAQALARYLASRAG from the coding sequence ATGCCCGGGTTGCATCCGGGGATGCACTCCGGATGGGAGGCCGAGACGATGCGCGAGATGGGTGAAGCGGCGGCCAGCTGGCTGGTGGGCAGGCTGGGGGAGATGGAAGAGGCGCTCGCCGCGCTGGTGGAGGTCAACTCCTGGACGAACAACGTGGAGGGCGGCCGCAAGGTCGGCGCCCTGCTGCGCGAGCAGCTCGCCCTGCCGGGGCTCGGGGCCGAGGTGGTGCCCAGCACGCGGTTCGCCGACCACCTGGTGTTCCGCTCGAAGGGGAAGGCGGGGCTGAAGCCGGTGGCGCTGGTGGGCCACCTGGACACCGTATTCCCCCCGGGCAAATTCGAGGGCTACCGGCAGGACGGGGCGCTGCGGCGCGGCCCCGGCGTGCTGGACATGAAGGGCGGCCTCGTCGTCATCACCTGGGCGCTCAAGGCGCTCGCGGCGTCGGGCGGGCTGGAGTCGCTGCCCCCGCTGCGGCTGGTGGTGGTGTCGGACGAGGAGGTGGGCTCGCCCGAGGGCGCGGACGTCATCCGCAAGGCCATCGAGGGCGCGGATGCCTGTCTCGTCTTCGAGTCCGGCCGGGCCGGGGACGCCATCATCACCCGGCGCAAGGGCACCGGCATGGCCACGGCGGTGGCGCACGGCAAGGCGGCCCACGCGGGCAACAACCACCAGGATGGGGCCAATGCCCTCTGGGCCCTCGCCCGCTTCGTGGACCGGGTGCAGCAGCTCACGGACTACCCGCGTGGCATCACCATCAACGTGGGCAAGGTGACGGGGGGCCAGGGGAAGAACACGGTGCCGGACCACGCCGTGGCCGAGGTGGACCTGCGCTTCTGCACCCGCGCGGACGGCGAGGAGCTGGTGCGGCGCTTCCGCCAGGCGGCGGAGGAGGCGGCATCCGGCGTTCCTGGCACCCGCATCGAGGTGGAAGGGGGCGTGGCCCGCGAGCCCCTGGAGCGCACCGAGGCCTCCGCGGCGCTGATGGCGGCGTATGGCTCCTGCGCCCATGTCTCCGGGTTGGGCCACGGCGAGGCGGCCCTGGTGGGGGGCGGCTCGGATGCCAGCACCTCGTCCGCCATGGGGATTCCGTCCATCGACGGGCTCGGTCCTCGCGGCAAGGGCTTCCACACGGTGGATGAGTTCATCGAGGTGGACACGCTCATCCCCAAGGCCCAGGCCCTGGCTCGCTACCTCGCCTCGCGGGCGGGATGA
- a CDS encoding serine/threonine-protein kinase — MGGDDVISGTVLSSGIRSTGGSTVVDRELQEGEVLGSYQLERLLGEGSMGQVFQARHVRLGRQVALKVLRPAFAHDSGFVRRFFQEAHAVNRINHEHIVEIFDFVEDARSGHVYCVMELLRGQNLSSLVKEEQLSVMRIRRITVQVCAALGAAHHLGVVHRDIKPDNLFITHKSGQADFVKVLDFGVAKVLTAENTGGTLDGTIIGTPTYMSPEQAAGLPVDHRADIYAVGAVLYEMLSGRPPHLASNFGQLMVKIITEPPPALPSHTPSGEPVPQSLAQLALRCLAKEPADRPQSLAEVITVLLADPAPEPIAEDRRPTQPLPVPEGLAGARRRGMAIVAGVLAVSLAGFALWARAGHVSSPDTVEASTPAALEPSPVDEARLDSPAALEVPPALAEPRAPRDAARGPVRTNVHRKQKAGMRDDVIDPFAL; from the coding sequence ATGGGCGGCGACGACGTCATCTCGGGCACTGTGCTCTCCAGCGGCATCCGCTCTACCGGAGGTTCAACGGTCGTGGACCGGGAGCTTCAGGAAGGAGAGGTCCTGGGCAGCTACCAACTGGAGCGCTTGCTGGGCGAGGGCTCCATGGGCCAGGTGTTCCAGGCCCGCCACGTGCGGCTGGGGCGCCAGGTGGCCCTCAAGGTGCTGCGTCCCGCCTTCGCCCATGACAGCGGCTTCGTGCGGCGCTTCTTCCAGGAGGCGCACGCCGTCAACCGGATCAACCACGAGCACATCGTGGAGATCTTCGACTTCGTGGAGGACGCGCGCAGCGGACACGTCTACTGCGTGATGGAGCTGCTGCGCGGGCAGAACCTCTCCTCCTTGGTGAAAGAAGAGCAGCTTTCCGTGATGCGCATCCGCCGCATCACGGTGCAGGTGTGCGCGGCACTGGGCGCGGCGCACCACCTGGGCGTGGTGCACCGGGACATCAAGCCGGACAACCTCTTCATCACCCACAAGAGCGGGCAGGCGGACTTCGTCAAGGTGCTCGACTTCGGGGTGGCCAAGGTGCTCACCGCCGAGAACACCGGCGGCACGCTGGATGGCACCATCATCGGCACGCCCACGTACATGTCGCCGGAGCAGGCCGCGGGCCTTCCGGTGGACCACCGCGCGGACATCTACGCGGTGGGCGCCGTCCTCTACGAGATGCTCTCCGGACGGCCTCCCCATCTGGCGTCCAACTTCGGCCAGCTGATGGTGAAGATCATCACCGAGCCGCCCCCAGCGCTGCCCTCGCACACGCCCTCGGGAGAGCCGGTGCCGCAGTCGCTGGCGCAGCTCGCCCTGCGCTGCCTGGCCAAGGAGCCCGCGGATCGTCCGCAGTCACTCGCCGAGGTCATCACCGTGCTGCTGGCGGACCCGGCGCCGGAGCCCATCGCGGAGGATCGCCGGCCCACCCAGCCGCTGCCCGTCCCCGAGGGGCTGGCCGGTGCGCGGCGCCGGGGAATGGCGATCGTCGCGGGGGTGCTGGCGGTGAGCCTCGCCGGGTTCGCCCTCTGGGCGCGCGCGGGGCACGTTTCCTCTCCGGACACGGTGGAGGCGTCCACGCCGGCCGCCCTCGAGCCTTCCCCTGTGGACGAGGCGCGGCTCGACTCGCCCGCGGCCCTCGAGGTGCCACCCGCCCTGGCGGAGCCGCGTGCTCCACGGGACGCGGCACGAGGGCCCGTGCGCACCAACGTCCACCGCAAGCAGAAGGCAGGAATGCGAGATGATGTCATCGATCCGTTCGCTCTCTGA
- a CDS encoding MopE-related protein: MKSFSSLLCCLLLAVSAAGCWVPELPDDTVFSCDTNADCAEEGVVCMPRAGLRGFCCRADTEVCNGVDDNCNGVKDDLSGEPCYTGPEGTLGKGACEAGKPACGANGQVICTGEVKPTSELCNGKDDDCDGVPDEEEFDLLTDMANCGECGKACNAVSETCASGACQRRSELDCGNGVDDDGDGNKDCADLLDCDKKSCGAACTCVNGRPGEGACGDGQDNDKDGDIDCVDFDCLNQSCGTGCVCSSSYIKTETDCGDGQDNDKDGKIDCADTVDCGSQSCGTNCQCQGGRAVETSCSDGQDNDKDGKADCADTVDCPEFTNRGNGTMCAGGNAVEVACSDKADNDGNGATDCTSGKVDANCNNGVCGAGCSFVSCTKKETVCNDNLDNDGDTGVDCADSVDCPTNAVCRRPNGTAGKCLANKTCG, encoded by the coding sequence ATGAAGTCCTTCTCTTCTCTCCTCTGCTGTCTCCTGCTCGCGGTGTCCGCCGCGGGCTGTTGGGTGCCGGAGCTGCCGGACGACACCGTCTTCAGCTGCGACACGAACGCCGACTGCGCCGAGGAGGGCGTGGTGTGCATGCCTCGCGCGGGCCTGCGCGGCTTCTGCTGCAGGGCCGACACGGAGGTGTGCAACGGCGTCGATGACAACTGCAACGGCGTGAAGGACGACCTGTCCGGCGAGCCCTGCTACACCGGCCCCGAGGGGACGTTGGGCAAGGGCGCGTGCGAGGCCGGCAAGCCCGCCTGCGGCGCCAATGGCCAGGTCATCTGCACGGGCGAGGTCAAGCCCACCTCCGAGCTGTGCAACGGCAAGGACGACGACTGCGACGGCGTGCCGGACGAGGAGGAGTTCGACCTGCTGACCGACATGGCCAACTGCGGCGAATGCGGCAAGGCCTGCAACGCCGTGTCCGAGACGTGCGCCAGCGGGGCCTGCCAACGGCGCTCGGAGCTGGATTGCGGCAACGGCGTCGATGATGACGGGGACGGCAACAAGGACTGCGCGGACCTGCTCGACTGCGACAAGAAGTCGTGTGGCGCCGCCTGCACCTGCGTCAACGGCAGGCCCGGCGAGGGCGCGTGCGGCGACGGCCAGGACAACGACAAGGATGGCGATATCGACTGTGTCGATTTCGACTGCCTGAATCAGTCGTGCGGCACCGGCTGCGTGTGCTCGTCGAGCTACATCAAGACCGAAACCGACTGCGGTGACGGCCAGGACAACGACAAGGACGGCAAGATCGACTGCGCGGACACCGTCGACTGCGGCAGCCAGTCGTGCGGTACCAACTGCCAATGCCAGGGCGGCAGGGCGGTCGAGACCTCGTGCAGTGACGGCCAGGACAACGACAAGGACGGCAAGGCCGACTGCGCGGACACCGTCGACTGCCCGGAGTTCACGAACCGTGGCAATGGCACCATGTGCGCGGGTGGCAATGCGGTGGAGGTCGCCTGCTCGGACAAGGCCGACAACGACGGCAATGGCGCCACCGATTGCACCTCCGGAAAGGTGGATGCCAACTGCAACAATGGTGTCTGCGGCGCGGGCTGCTCCTTCGTGAGCTGCACCAAGAAGGAGACCGTCTGCAACGACAACCTGGACAACGACGGAGACACCGGGGTCGATTGCGCGGATTCGGTGGATTGCCCCACCAACGCGGTCTGCCGCAGGCCGAACGGAACCGCGGGCAAGTGCCTGGCCAACAAGACGTGCGGCTGA
- a CDS encoding PEGA domain-containing protein, giving the protein MRTPVVYVAGMLALALAAGPARAQEGLGLDLSSDSNAQKPNEQQDSEDASLDTGNLGLDLSGNTSGVDLRSRFAFLGVDTPDRAGAAALKRWLGWLQPVAFRSGVSRAADVGESRGQLGADYDSALRCGEASCFGPAAETLDADLLTTARLAQEDGTWTLRMWTYDRDRGAVEMDVVTGRKANDSNFIREAGNVLSKRLTGLARQRALLKVSSNVPQAVVRVGERMLGVGKVEARLPPGEVQLIVEADDYSTYTKTLTLAPGATEEVQVRLELNGPSPDGPPSDAVAVVKKSSKKSSGGPSVFSRPALYTTVVGLAAVGAGVALGMKARDAAAKGVDGQGVQNLTRGEYLAARQQSMLSSVLMAGGGAVAGGSLLWLIIVPARSEPSSSSLAPVATGAGKGSTDLHLVIGGSF; this is encoded by the coding sequence ATGCGTACCCCCGTCGTGTATGTGGCCGGAATGCTGGCGCTCGCGCTCGCCGCTGGCCCCGCCAGGGCCCAGGAAGGCCTCGGGCTGGATCTCTCCAGCGATTCGAACGCCCAGAAACCCAACGAGCAGCAGGACTCCGAGGACGCCTCGCTGGACACGGGCAACCTGGGCCTGGACCTGAGCGGGAACACCTCTGGAGTGGACCTGCGCTCGCGCTTCGCGTTCCTGGGTGTGGACACGCCGGATCGCGCCGGTGCCGCGGCGTTGAAGCGGTGGCTGGGCTGGTTGCAGCCCGTGGCGTTCCGCTCCGGTGTGTCGAGGGCCGCCGACGTGGGCGAGTCCCGCGGCCAGCTCGGGGCGGACTACGACTCCGCGCTGCGCTGCGGGGAGGCCTCGTGCTTCGGGCCGGCCGCCGAGACGCTCGACGCGGACCTGCTCACCACAGCGCGCCTGGCGCAGGAGGACGGGACGTGGACGCTGCGCATGTGGACGTATGACCGGGACCGGGGCGCGGTGGAGATGGACGTGGTGACGGGCCGCAAGGCGAACGACAGCAACTTCATCCGCGAGGCCGGCAACGTGCTGTCGAAGCGGCTGACGGGGCTGGCCCGGCAGCGCGCCCTGTTGAAGGTGTCCAGCAACGTGCCGCAGGCGGTGGTGCGCGTGGGCGAGCGCATGCTGGGCGTGGGCAAGGTGGAGGCGAGGCTGCCGCCCGGCGAGGTGCAGCTCATCGTGGAGGCCGACGACTACAGCACCTATACGAAGACGCTGACGCTCGCTCCGGGCGCGACGGAGGAGGTGCAGGTGCGGCTGGAGCTCAACGGCCCCTCGCCGGATGGGCCGCCGTCGGACGCGGTGGCGGTGGTGAAGAAGTCGAGCAAGAAGTCCTCGGGGGGACCCTCCGTCTTCAGCCGGCCCGCGCTCTACACCACGGTGGTGGGACTGGCGGCGGTGGGCGCGGGCGTGGCGCTCGGGATGAAGGCCCGCGACGCCGCCGCCAAGGGCGTGGACGGGCAGGGCGTGCAGAACCTCACCCGCGGTGAGTACCTGGCCGCCCGGCAGCAGTCGATGCTCTCCTCGGTGCTCATGGCGGGCGGCGGCGCGGTGGCCGGCGGCAGCCTGCTGTGGCTCATCATCGTTCCGGCGCGCTCCGAGCCGTCCTCCTCGTCGCTGGCCCCCGTGGCCACCGGGGCGGGCAAGGGAAGCACGGACCTCCACCTCGTCATTGGCGGGAGCTTCTGA
- a CDS encoding host attachment protein, translating to MADALWILVANSSRAKLFATDERAERWDLREEFQHEESRMPSRELMGQFDNPNAGTLHKPQPENEPDARQQLEHERFARELAQRLERGLNDHAYDRLVIAAPPEFLGRLRKMISRRVHQRLMLDMRADYVNVPERELPERIPLS from the coding sequence ATGGCGGACGCGCTGTGGATTCTGGTGGCCAACTCGAGCCGGGCCAAACTCTTCGCGACGGACGAGCGGGCGGAGCGGTGGGACCTGCGCGAGGAGTTCCAGCACGAGGAGAGCCGGATGCCCTCCCGGGAGCTGATGGGCCAATTCGACAACCCCAACGCCGGCACGCTTCACAAGCCCCAGCCGGAGAACGAACCCGATGCGCGCCAGCAACTGGAGCACGAGCGCTTCGCACGTGAGCTCGCCCAGCGGCTGGAGCGGGGGCTGAACGACCATGCGTATGACCGCCTGGTCATCGCCGCTCCCCCCGAGTTCCTCGGCCGGCTGCGGAAGATGATCAGCCGCCGCGTCCACCAGCGGCTGATGCTGGACATGCGCGCCGACTACGTGAACGTGCCAGAACGGGAGCTGCCCGAGCGCATTCCGCTCTCCTAG
- a CDS encoding tetratricopeptide repeat protein, which translates to MSSIRSLSERFVLPVLVALSLAVSPLSAHAADLNTGADKEAKARAMFAQGNVSYDLAEFNKALDAYSEAYRLMPLPGFLFNIAQCHRQLGNPERAAFFYRRYLALSKGEPRNAELVRELLAEMDAAARNKEQERRMAREATAKDQAKAAALKAQAETTAARRVQDSERKRVLVPRASPAQARTEVKGESLTKKWWVWAGAGAVALIAGGTIAYVATAPQPRSTTLGTVH; encoded by the coding sequence ATGTCATCGATCCGTTCGCTCTCTGAGCGCTTCGTGCTGCCGGTGCTGGTGGCCCTGTCGCTCGCCGTCTCGCCCTTGTCCGCGCACGCCGCCGACTTGAACACGGGCGCCGACAAGGAGGCGAAGGCCCGCGCGATGTTCGCTCAGGGCAACGTCTCCTATGACCTGGCCGAGTTCAACAAGGCCCTGGACGCCTACAGCGAGGCGTACCGGCTGATGCCGCTGCCGGGCTTCCTCTTCAACATCGCGCAGTGCCACCGGCAGCTGGGCAACCCCGAGCGCGCCGCCTTCTTCTACCGGCGCTACCTGGCTCTCTCGAAGGGGGAGCCGCGCAACGCCGAGCTGGTCCGGGAGCTGCTCGCGGAGATGGACGCGGCAGCCCGCAACAAGGAGCAGGAGCGGCGCATGGCGCGGGAGGCGACGGCGAAGGATCAGGCGAAGGCCGCGGCGCTGAAGGCGCAGGCGGAGACGACCGCCGCGCGCCGGGTGCAGGACTCCGAGCGCAAGCGCGTCCTGGTGCCCCGGGCCTCACCGGCGCAAGCCAGGACGGAGGTGAAGGGCGAGAGCCTGACGAAGAAGTGGTGGGTGTGGGCGGGAGCGGGCGCCGTGGCGCTGATCGCCGGTGGCACCATTGCCTACGTGGCCACCGCTCCCCAGCCGCGCTCCACGACCCTGGGCACCGTGCACTAA